One window of the Granulicella arctica genome contains the following:
- a CDS encoding ATP-binding protein, with the protein MNDKPLASSTNELLQPLPAAMMTPLPKHCEDEPIRLPGSIQRHGFLLLLDRRDNHVVAASDNAQEFLGIPLKLILGTPIETILEREVLAAFRFLTLADETPGFVTYLGSFQMRNELYSIVTHKVGDERILEFERIDRLVRPELMNAVITNFVGKLNQLGSEIELCRAITKQVKDLTHFNRVLLYSFDEHGHGTVLAEENDGTLPSYLYLRFPGGDIPQQARALYVLNTVRIIPDVTYTPSPIQGVAGRPMATLDLSMALLRSVSPVHLEYMRNMGTISSMSISIVCEGKLWGLISGHHATPRTIPYLVRSACDLLTKMVSTQLIGLRTTAKLGKMLHFHDVQRRMLTQMAAENDYIAAMKSQIDFLAEVTDAEGVALIVEGQCELAGITPNRQQVLRLVDWMNTREDMQLFATQHLEEQVEWAEEINTVASGILAIRISDVRQSYLVWFRPEVIRTVKWAGEPVKLKPEPDGLHPRASFGAWKDIVHGQSAPWTEMEIESAREFRAAVMTINLKRAEEAAELSEARFQQLTHALPTLVWTANDDGQLTYVNQKWRDQGLGHEGRWFEHNRLADEDEMRCTDLWKQAVAAGTSFEAEVRFQTPDGIERWNLVRAIPFLHANRSRAGWVGTCTDLTDRREREIALRMTEKLALTGRMTSVIAHEINNPLEAITNLLYLLRDEILDTGPAKSYIAMAESELQRISGITKQTLRWSRDSVQKASSALAGSLFNDVQQLFAGKIRNRAVTVTILRGEDVTIHGVIGQLQQVLANLVSNAVDAAPVGGHISLAASTVDGAVEIVVGDNGHGMTEETQRLIFQPFYSTKGDLGNGLGLYISQEIVEKHHGHLTVRSAPGQGTHFHVLLPIMTP; encoded by the coding sequence ATGAACGATAAGCCACTCGCCTCCTCGACCAACGAACTCCTGCAACCCCTTCCTGCAGCCATGATGACGCCGCTTCCCAAGCACTGCGAAGACGAGCCAATCCGCCTCCCGGGCAGCATCCAACGTCACGGCTTCCTCCTCCTGCTCGATCGCCGGGACAACCACGTCGTTGCCGCCAGCGACAATGCGCAGGAGTTCCTCGGCATCCCGCTGAAGCTCATCCTCGGCACGCCTATCGAAACCATCCTCGAGCGCGAGGTCCTCGCCGCCTTCCGCTTTCTTACCCTTGCCGACGAGACGCCAGGATTCGTCACCTATCTCGGCTCCTTCCAGATGCGGAACGAGCTCTATAGCATCGTCACCCACAAGGTCGGCGACGAGCGCATCCTTGAGTTCGAGCGTATCGATCGCCTTGTCCGCCCTGAGCTGATGAACGCCGTCATCACCAACTTCGTCGGCAAGCTCAATCAGCTCGGTAGCGAGATCGAGCTCTGCCGCGCCATCACGAAACAGGTGAAAGACCTCACCCACTTCAACCGCGTCCTCCTCTACAGTTTCGACGAGCATGGCCACGGCACCGTCCTCGCCGAAGAGAACGACGGCACCTTGCCAAGCTATCTCTATCTACGCTTCCCCGGCGGCGACATTCCTCAACAGGCTCGCGCTCTCTACGTTCTCAACACCGTCCGCATCATTCCGGACGTTACCTACACCCCCTCTCCTATTCAGGGCGTAGCCGGACGACCCATGGCGACCCTCGACCTTTCGATGGCTCTCCTCCGCAGTGTCTCTCCAGTCCACCTTGAGTACATGCGCAACATGGGCACCATCTCCTCCATGTCCATCTCCATCGTCTGCGAGGGCAAGCTCTGGGGCCTCATCAGCGGCCATCACGCCACCCCGCGCACCATTCCGTATCTTGTCCGCAGCGCCTGCGACCTCCTCACCAAGATGGTGAGCACCCAGCTCATCGGCCTCCGTACCACCGCTAAGCTCGGCAAGATGCTCCATTTCCATGACGTTCAGCGCAGAATGCTCACCCAGATGGCCGCCGAGAACGACTACATCGCCGCCATGAAGTCGCAGATCGACTTCCTCGCCGAGGTGACCGACGCGGAAGGCGTCGCCCTCATCGTTGAAGGTCAGTGTGAACTTGCGGGCATCACACCCAACCGGCAGCAGGTCCTCAGACTCGTCGACTGGATGAACACCCGCGAAGACATGCAGCTCTTTGCCACCCAGCACCTTGAGGAGCAGGTCGAGTGGGCGGAAGAAATCAATACCGTTGCCAGCGGCATCCTTGCCATACGAATCTCCGATGTTCGCCAGAGCTACCTTGTCTGGTTCCGGCCAGAGGTCATTCGCACCGTCAAGTGGGCTGGCGAGCCCGTCAAGCTGAAGCCAGAGCCAGACGGCCTCCATCCCCGCGCTTCCTTTGGTGCCTGGAAGGACATCGTTCACGGCCAAAGCGCCCCATGGACCGAGATGGAGATCGAGTCGGCCCGAGAGTTCCGCGCCGCCGTCATGACCATCAATCTGAAGCGCGCCGAAGAGGCCGCCGAACTCAGCGAAGCCCGCTTTCAGCAGCTAACCCATGCCCTCCCGACCTTAGTCTGGACCGCCAACGACGACGGCCAGCTCACATATGTCAACCAGAAGTGGCGCGATCAGGGCCTGGGTCATGAAGGTCGCTGGTTTGAGCACAACCGCCTGGCCGATGAGGATGAGATGCGCTGCACCGACCTCTGGAAGCAGGCCGTCGCCGCTGGTACCTCCTTCGAGGCCGAGGTCAGATTTCAGACTCCCGACGGTATCGAGCGCTGGAATCTCGTCCGCGCCATTCCATTCCTCCACGCCAACCGTAGCCGCGCCGGCTGGGTAGGCACCTGTACAGATCTCACGGACCGCCGCGAGCGCGAGATTGCCCTACGCATGACTGAGAAGCTCGCCCTTACCGGCCGCATGACGTCCGTCATTGCCCACGAGATCAACAACCCACTCGAGGCCATCACCAATCTGCTCTATCTTCTCCGCGACGAGATCCTCGACACAGGCCCAGCAAAGTCCTATATCGCCATGGCCGAGAGTGAGCTTCAACGCATCTCCGGCATCACCAAGCAGACCCTTCGCTGGTCTCGGGACAGCGTCCAGAAGGCCAGCTCCGCCCTCGCCGGGAGCCTCTTCAATGACGTCCAGCAGCTCTTTGCTGGGAAGATCCGCAACCGCGCCGTCACCGTGACCATCCTTCGAGGTGAGGACGTCACTATCCACGGCGTGATCGGCCAGTTGCAGCAGGTGCTCGCCAATCTGGTATCAAACGCTGTAGATGCCGCGCCTGTGGGAGGCCACATCTCGCTCGCAGCCAGCACCGTCGATGGCGCAGTCGAGATCGTCGTAGGCGACAATGGCCACGGCATGACCGAAGAGACTCAGCGTCTCATCTTCCAGCCCTTCTATTCCACCAAAGGTGACCTCGGCAATGGCCTCGGCCTATACATCTCCCAGGAGATCGTAGAGAAACATCACGGCCACCTCACTGTCCGCAGCGCCCCGGGTCAAGGCACCCACTTCCACGTCTTACTCCCGATCATGACTCCATAA
- a CDS encoding biliverdin-producing heme oxygenase encodes MDIGRLRAATAADHRTAEESLPLMSETLDANLYVSYLTKIHSLIVIWEQQSIHNSPAWLQPALRRRQRRSMIEHDLAWFHTTPTELSTAGLPPLDTEAALLGAMYVMEGSTLGGQIISRHVTRVLGLMNGRGDAFFRGHGPNTGPMWTEFCDILRSRIPDAETEMVIHSAQAMFRTFATWMQQPQEELAAT; translated from the coding sequence TTGGACATTGGGCGATTACGCGCAGCAACCGCCGCAGACCATCGCACGGCCGAAGAAAGCCTGCCACTCATGTCGGAGACCCTCGACGCAAACCTGTATGTCAGCTACCTGACAAAGATTCATAGCCTGATCGTCATCTGGGAACAGCAATCCATCCATAACTCACCCGCTTGGCTGCAACCAGCCCTTCGGCGCCGTCAGCGAAGATCCATGATCGAGCATGACCTCGCCTGGTTCCACACAACGCCGACCGAACTCTCCACCGCCGGTCTTCCGCCACTTGATACCGAAGCCGCGCTTCTCGGCGCGATGTACGTCATGGAAGGTTCTACCCTCGGCGGTCAGATCATCTCTCGCCATGTCACCCGCGTACTCGGCCTGATGAACGGTCGAGGTGACGCCTTCTTCCGCGGCCACGGACCCAATACCGGCCCTATGTGGACAGAGTTCTGTGACATCCTCCGCAGTCGCATCCCCGACGCTGAAACAGAAATGGTCATCCACTCTGCACAAGCCATGTTCCGGACATTCGCCACATGGATGCAACAGCCGCAGGAGGAACTCGCTGCCACATGA
- a CDS encoding pyridoxal phosphate-dependent aminotransferase — protein sequence MSTTATKVFADRIGRIEVSATMAITAAALKLKAEGVNLADFGAGEPHFATPRHIKDAAIDAIEKNFTRYTNVAGIPEVRKAIVDRHACDFASNYTPDECVFTTGGKLALFNAIQVLVDHGDEVILPVPYWVSYKDIIQYAGGVVKYVETSEDENFRVTAAMIERAITDRTKAIILCSPSNPSGAVMAPEDVEAIVRLAHARGIYVMLDECYVYLTFTGEIVSGGSFTDCKEHIIILGSLSKTYAMTGWRAGFTLGPKAIISAMSKLQSQSTSNTASMVQRASIAALTASQECVSEMRADYIKLRDQTLTGFKTIPGLTCTIPQGAFYVYPNVSSFFGKGGIRSAADIAARLLSEAHVVVVPGEAFGTAEHIRLSYAVSHDVVDEGVKRMRTFFAALA from the coding sequence ATGAGTACAACAGCGACAAAGGTGTTTGCGGACCGCATTGGCCGCATTGAAGTTTCAGCAACGATGGCGATCACGGCTGCAGCGTTGAAGCTGAAGGCAGAGGGTGTAAACCTGGCGGACTTTGGCGCGGGCGAGCCGCACTTCGCGACGCCTCGCCACATTAAGGACGCAGCCATTGACGCGATCGAGAAGAACTTTACGCGGTATACCAACGTGGCCGGCATCCCCGAGGTGCGGAAGGCGATCGTAGATCGTCATGCGTGCGACTTCGCCTCGAACTACACGCCGGACGAGTGCGTGTTTACGACGGGCGGTAAGTTGGCGCTTTTCAACGCGATCCAGGTGCTGGTGGATCATGGCGACGAGGTGATTCTGCCGGTGCCGTACTGGGTCTCCTACAAGGACATCATTCAGTACGCGGGTGGCGTGGTGAAGTATGTCGAGACCAGCGAGGATGAGAACTTCCGCGTGACGGCTGCAATGATTGAGCGCGCGATTACGGATCGAACGAAGGCGATCATTCTTTGCTCGCCATCGAATCCGTCCGGTGCGGTCATGGCTCCTGAGGATGTGGAGGCGATTGTGCGGCTGGCCCATGCGCGCGGCATCTACGTGATGTTGGATGAGTGCTATGTGTACCTGACGTTTACCGGTGAGATTGTGAGCGGCGGTTCGTTTACGGATTGCAAGGAGCACATCATCATCCTGGGCTCGCTTTCTAAGACGTATGCAATGACTGGATGGCGTGCGGGCTTTACACTGGGGCCGAAGGCGATTATCTCGGCCATGAGCAAGCTGCAGTCACAGAGCACAAGCAATACGGCGAGCATGGTGCAGCGTGCGTCCATTGCGGCGCTGACGGCGTCGCAGGAGTGCGTGTCCGAGATGCGGGCAGACTACATCAAGCTGCGCGACCAGACACTTACAGGCTTTAAGACGATTCCGGGATTAACTTGTACCATCCCGCAAGGCGCTTTCTACGTATATCCAAATGTGAGCTCGTTTTTCGGCAAGGGCGGCATTCGCTCGGCTGCCGATATTGCAGCGAGATTACTCAGCGAGGCGCATGTGGTTGTCGTTCCGGGCGAAGCATTTGGTACTGCTGAGCATATCCGGCTTTCGTATGCGGTTTCGCATGATGTTGTGGATGAAGGCGTAAAGCGCATGCGGACGTTCTTTGCGGCACTAGCATAG
- a CDS encoding mannose-1-phosphate guanylyltransferase, with product MGLDGIRFAPVILAGGSGTRFWPRSRRARAKQVLALDGEDTMIQQTLARLLPVSEAADVWIVTNRWLADTISEQMPTVRADHILCEPIARNTAPACALTAFLLEKSEPDTVIGIFPSDHVVANIGRFAKVIEAGIRVAASGAKIVVLGIPPTRPETGYGYIEQGQGVVLEGEEGISAFRVKRFREKPDRHTAERFVNAGNFAWNGGIFLWSARTLADAIREHMPDMAPILEKIAAAHGTADFDRVFAEEYPQCESISIDYAVLEPRSAKGERRSEIYCLPADFGWNDLGSWASLHEHLGDHEDANVVDGPTDGIVAIQSKGNYVYAPGKMVALLGVDGLVVVETEDALLITTRERSQDVSKVVRQVHEGLGREDLI from the coding sequence ATGGGCTTGGATGGGATTCGATTTGCACCGGTAATTCTGGCAGGTGGAAGTGGGACGCGGTTCTGGCCACGGAGTCGTCGGGCTCGCGCAAAGCAGGTGTTGGCGCTCGACGGCGAGGACACGATGATTCAGCAGACGCTGGCGCGACTGTTGCCGGTGTCCGAGGCGGCTGATGTCTGGATCGTGACCAATCGCTGGCTTGCGGACACGATTTCGGAGCAGATGCCTACTGTGCGAGCGGATCACATTCTTTGCGAGCCCATTGCAAGGAATACGGCTCCGGCGTGTGCACTGACGGCGTTCCTTCTTGAGAAGAGCGAGCCGGACACTGTGATCGGAATCTTTCCCTCGGACCATGTGGTTGCGAACATCGGGCGATTCGCGAAGGTGATTGAGGCGGGCATTCGCGTGGCAGCGAGCGGAGCGAAGATCGTGGTGTTGGGAATCCCGCCGACACGACCGGAGACAGGCTACGGCTATATCGAGCAGGGCCAAGGCGTAGTGCTCGAAGGAGAAGAAGGAATCTCGGCGTTCCGCGTGAAGCGATTCCGGGAGAAGCCGGATCGGCATACTGCGGAGCGGTTTGTTAACGCCGGGAACTTTGCCTGGAACGGTGGAATCTTCCTGTGGAGTGCGCGGACGCTGGCAGATGCGATTCGGGAGCACATGCCGGATATGGCTCCGATTCTCGAGAAGATTGCGGCGGCGCATGGAACGGCTGACTTTGACCGGGTGTTCGCGGAGGAGTATCCCCAGTGCGAGAGCATTTCAATTGACTATGCGGTGCTTGAACCGCGGTCGGCCAAGGGCGAGCGACGGTCGGAGATTTATTGCCTGCCAGCGGACTTTGGGTGGAATGATCTTGGGTCGTGGGCATCGCTGCATGAGCATCTTGGTGATCATGAGGATGCCAACGTCGTCGATGGGCCAACGGATGGCATCGTAGCGATTCAATCCAAGGGGAATTATGTGTATGCGCCGGGGAAGATGGTGGCGCTCCTTGGAGTCGACGGGTTGGTTGTGGTCGAGACGGAGGATGCGCTGCTGATCACGACGCGGGAGCGGTCTCAGGATGTAAGCAAGGTAGTTCGGCAGGTGCATGAAGGATTGGGTCGGGAAGACCTGATCTAG
- a CDS encoding phosphoglucomutase/phosphomannomutase family protein has protein sequence MATAVKFGTDGWRGIIADDFTYANVRVAASAIAHYVIEAEDASRGVCIGYDTRFGSRSFAGVVAEVLSKAGIPVMLADAITPTPALSFAVRELKAAGGVMITSSHNPAEWNGVKYKASYGGSGRPAIIGQIESYLGKELPVAGVAGAITEVDFNTDYVAAITRFVDLEAIKASGYRFLIDCMYGAGRGVIAGIFTRAGIPFVEMRAEINPSFPGINPEPILPHIKETQVRVVADKCDAGLVTDGDADRIGAVDEHGNVVDAHKIFAIILQWLLKRKGWPGDVTRAFNTTKMLDRISAKYGRKLHEHGIGFKYVCDLMLTENILIGGEESGGVGISRHLPERDGMLNSLLLAQVMADEKKTLGELVAALQEEYGEHQYGRIDMHIDEALKLSAIARAQGGMTDFAGMKVLRVETMDGIKFFLENEACAGKANAAETWLLLRASGTEPLLRVYCESCSVESVERILAVAQKFVLEGGTV, from the coding sequence ATGGCAACTGCGGTCAAGTTCGGGACGGATGGTTGGCGCGGGATTATTGCCGATGACTTTACCTACGCGAATGTGCGGGTGGCGGCTTCTGCGATTGCGCATTATGTGATCGAGGCTGAGGACGCCTCGCGCGGCGTGTGCATTGGCTACGATACGCGGTTCGGGTCGCGGAGCTTTGCTGGCGTCGTCGCCGAGGTGCTCTCGAAGGCGGGAATTCCGGTGATGCTGGCGGATGCGATTACGCCGACACCGGCGTTGAGTTTCGCGGTGCGGGAGTTGAAGGCGGCTGGCGGCGTGATGATTACGTCGAGCCACAACCCGGCGGAGTGGAATGGCGTGAAGTATAAGGCGAGCTATGGCGGCTCGGGACGCCCGGCGATCATTGGGCAGATCGAGTCCTACTTAGGTAAGGAGTTGCCGGTTGCCGGAGTTGCTGGCGCGATCACCGAGGTCGACTTCAACACGGATTACGTTGCGGCGATCACGCGGTTCGTGGACCTGGAAGCGATCAAGGCTTCGGGGTACAGGTTTCTGATTGACTGCATGTATGGTGCGGGGCGCGGCGTGATTGCCGGGATCTTTACGCGAGCAGGCATTCCGTTTGTGGAGATGCGGGCGGAGATCAACCCCTCGTTTCCGGGGATCAATCCTGAGCCAATTCTGCCGCATATCAAGGAGACGCAGGTTCGGGTGGTTGCGGACAAGTGCGATGCCGGTCTGGTTACAGACGGCGATGCGGATCGGATCGGCGCGGTTGATGAGCATGGGAATGTTGTGGACGCGCATAAGATCTTCGCGATCATTCTGCAATGGCTGTTGAAACGCAAAGGATGGCCGGGCGATGTGACGCGTGCGTTCAACACGACGAAGATGTTGGACCGCATCTCCGCGAAGTATGGCCGCAAGCTGCATGAGCATGGGATCGGCTTCAAGTACGTCTGCGACCTGATGCTGACGGAGAACATCCTGATCGGCGGTGAGGAGTCGGGCGGGGTCGGGATCAGCAGGCACCTGCCGGAGCGCGACGGCATGCTGAACTCGCTGCTGCTCGCGCAGGTGATGGCAGATGAGAAGAAGACGCTCGGCGAACTGGTTGCGGCGTTGCAGGAAGAGTATGGCGAGCATCAATATGGGCGCATCGATATGCATATTGACGAGGCGTTGAAGCTGTCGGCGATCGCACGGGCGCAGGGTGGAATGACAGACTTCGCAGGAATGAAAGTGCTGCGCGTCGAGACGATGGACGGGATCAAGTTCTTTCTGGAGAACGAGGCTTGCGCAGGCAAGGCGAACGCAGCGGAGACGTGGCTGCTGCTGCGGGCTTCGGGGACGGAGCCTTTGTTGCGGGTGTATTGCGAGAGCTGTTCGGTGGAGTCAGTGGAGAGAATTCTGGCGGTTGCACAGAAGTTTGTCTTGGAAGGTGGGACTGTTTGA
- a CDS encoding HAD-IA family hydrolase, with amino-acid sequence MSSELVIRTKGLLFDMDGVLISSIGSVNRCWKRWAAMYDIPDAENFVIPHGVRAIDVIKSLRPDIDQAEGLKVIEDMEILDTADLKVLPGVRELLTSLPVERWAIVTSATRRLMLGRLEVADLPVPERLIAGDMVEKGKPHPEPYIRGAGLLGFAPEDCVVVEDAPSGVGAGKAAGCRVLGVLGTHAFGDLHEADWVVGSLEHLVVTAVEGGLELRFSAVEA; translated from the coding sequence TTGAGCAGTGAGTTAGTGATTCGGACGAAGGGTTTGCTGTTCGATATGGATGGCGTGCTGATCAGCTCGATTGGGTCGGTAAACCGGTGCTGGAAGCGATGGGCGGCGATGTACGACATTCCGGATGCGGAGAACTTCGTGATTCCGCATGGCGTTCGGGCAATCGACGTGATCAAGTCGCTGCGGCCCGATATCGATCAGGCTGAGGGTCTGAAGGTGATCGAGGATATGGAGATTCTCGATACGGCGGATCTGAAGGTGCTGCCAGGTGTTCGGGAGCTGCTGACTTCGTTGCCGGTGGAGCGGTGGGCGATTGTGACCTCGGCGACGCGGCGGTTGATGCTTGGGCGATTGGAAGTAGCGGACTTACCGGTTCCTGAGCGCCTGATTGCCGGCGATATGGTGGAGAAGGGGAAGCCGCATCCGGAGCCTTACATCCGGGGAGCTGGCTTGCTTGGCTTTGCGCCGGAGGATTGCGTCGTGGTTGAGGATGCTCCTTCGGGTGTTGGGGCCGGTAAGGCGGCGGGGTGCCGGGTTTTAGGGGTGCTTGGGACGCATGCGTTTGGCGATCTGCATGAGGCGGATTGGGTGGTGGGTTCGCTGGAACATCTGGTGGTGACGGCTGTTGAGGGTGGGCTTGAGTTGCGGTTCAGCGCCGTTGAGGCATAA
- the kdsB gene encoding 3-deoxy-manno-octulosonate cytidylyltransferase, which translates to MKPIVLGVIPARLASTRLPRKVLREIAGRPMLAWVVEAARACAQLDAVIVATDSDEVATLCHAHNWPVQMTSPDLPSGSDRVHAVAQLHPADIYINIQGDEPLLRPEHLTALLSPFANPHVDVTTLTVRCTPTNIANPNAVKVVTAADGRALYFSRATIPYDRDATGTAIYWKHIGLYGYRAEALNRFPTLPHRTLEKTERLEQLRFLENGLSLYVEPTDYDTIGVDTEEDLHQVEALLLARHTGQPNKLSF; encoded by the coding sequence ATGAAACCTATCGTTCTCGGCGTCATCCCCGCCCGCCTCGCCTCAACCCGCCTCCCCCGCAAAGTCCTCCGCGAGATCGCCGGTCGCCCCATGCTCGCCTGGGTCGTCGAAGCCGCCCGAGCCTGCGCCCAGCTTGACGCCGTCATCGTCGCCACCGACTCCGACGAAGTAGCCACCCTCTGCCACGCCCACAACTGGCCCGTCCAGATGACCTCGCCCGACCTCCCAAGCGGCTCCGACCGCGTCCACGCCGTCGCCCAGCTCCATCCAGCCGACATCTACATCAACATCCAGGGCGACGAACCCCTCCTCCGCCCCGAACACCTCACCGCCCTGCTAAGCCCCTTCGCCAACCCGCACGTCGACGTCACCACCCTCACAGTCCGCTGCACCCCCACCAACATCGCCAACCCCAACGCCGTAAAAGTAGTCACCGCCGCCGACGGCCGCGCCCTCTACTTCTCCCGGGCCACCATCCCTTACGATCGCGACGCCACCGGCACCGCCATCTACTGGAAGCACATCGGCCTCTACGGGTACCGCGCCGAAGCCCTCAACCGCTTCCCCACCCTCCCCCACCGCACCCTTGAGAAAACCGAACGCCTCGAACAACTCCGCTTCCTCGAAAACGGCCTGAGCCTCTACGTCGAACCCACCGACTACGACACCATCGGCGTAGACACCGAAGAAGACCTCCACCAGGTAGAAGCCCTCCTCCTCGCCCGCCACACCGGACAACCCAACAAACTGTCATTCTGA
- a CDS encoding acyltransferase family protein: protein MLSPSSQPRLQDPGPYAGHIASLDGLRGVAVLAVMGSHLFPGGGPTVSPVIRATQLVLGTGAIGVDLFFALSGFLITGILKDSLHDSQYFRRFYARRCLRIFPLYYGALIVLLLLTPVLALQWHGMQWSLLFYLQNTGYPMPLSQFFPGHQVNLSHFWSLAVEEQFYIAWPFIVFYVRKTRHLLWLCVILSLLAVAARFGLAFTHADYQVINTSTIARMDSLLIGAALALILRTRHHDTVLRRASAVFAFSAPAALAVIVLQQIATHHPEWPASVAESLLSVRYSLLAIASTALIAWCLRPDTTLRRTFELAPLRFLGKYSYGLYVLHALFLGLILGLVRSWIGLITPNKLVAVAGSGVALFLLAIAAAYLSFNFYEKPILKLKKYFQYDRLPAGKTEARIAIPPLPEEALRPV, encoded by the coding sequence ATGCTCTCTCCATCCTCACAGCCCCGGCTTCAGGACCCAGGTCCCTACGCAGGCCACATCGCTTCCCTTGATGGCCTCCGAGGCGTTGCCGTTCTGGCCGTCATGGGCTCGCATCTCTTCCCGGGCGGCGGTCCCACGGTCAGCCCAGTCATTCGTGCCACCCAGCTTGTTCTTGGAACCGGTGCCATCGGCGTCGATCTCTTCTTCGCCCTCTCCGGCTTCCTCATCACCGGCATCCTGAAGGATTCACTGCACGATTCGCAATACTTCCGGCGCTTCTATGCCCGCCGCTGCCTCCGCATCTTTCCGCTCTATTACGGTGCCCTCATCGTTCTGCTGCTGCTTACGCCTGTCCTCGCGCTGCAATGGCACGGTATGCAGTGGTCCCTCCTCTTCTATCTGCAGAACACCGGCTACCCCATGCCCTTGTCGCAGTTCTTCCCCGGCCATCAGGTCAATCTCTCCCACTTCTGGTCGCTCGCCGTCGAGGAGCAGTTCTACATCGCCTGGCCTTTCATCGTCTTCTACGTCCGCAAGACTCGCCATCTTCTCTGGCTTTGCGTGATCCTGAGCCTCCTCGCCGTCGCCGCCCGCTTCGGCCTTGCCTTCACACACGCCGACTATCAGGTCATCAACACCTCGACCATCGCCCGCATGGACTCGCTCCTCATCGGCGCCGCGCTCGCACTCATCCTCCGCACCCGGCACCATGACACCGTCCTTCGCCGCGCCAGCGCAGTCTTCGCCTTCTCCGCTCCGGCTGCCCTCGCCGTCATCGTCCTCCAGCAGATCGCCACGCACCATCCAGAATGGCCCGCATCCGTTGCGGAATCGCTGCTCAGCGTCCGATACTCCCTCCTTGCCATTGCCTCGACTGCCCTCATCGCCTGGTGCCTGCGTCCGGACACGACCCTCCGCCGGACCTTCGAACTCGCTCCCCTCAGATTCCTGGGGAAATACAGCTATGGTCTCTACGTGCTGCACGCCCTCTTCCTGGGTTTGATCCTTGGTCTGGTCCGTTCCTGGATTGGGCTGATCACGCCCAACAAGCTCGTCGCAGTGGCAGGCTCAGGGGTCGCACTCTTCCTCCTCGCCATCGCTGCAGCCTATCTCAGCTTCAACTTCTACGAAAAGCCCATCCTGAAGCTCAAAAAATACTTCCAGTACGACCGCCTGCCAGCCGGAAAGACCGAGGCGCGCATCGCCATCCCACCATTGCCCGAAGAAGCTCTGCGACCCGTCTAG